aGGAGGGATCAACTATAGAGCTGTGCCTcttcaaaaaggcaaaaagctcaGGTTTGGCAGCACCCAATTCTCCCAGCTTAATCTGGTAAGATTTGGGTCTCTAACAACAGAATACATTATAAACTGTGTAGCCTTAAAAGGTGGGAGCAGTATCTGCAAGCCTCCCAGACTTGGAATTACAGCAGGAGAGAAGGATTCACTCTGGTGCCCATATATTGCCCCCAGCCCCAGTTTCAAAGGTTTCCTATTTCAGATTCGGAATCTGGCTTATTTCTTGCACTGCATCTGCAGCCTTCCAAATTGGGTCACCCCTTTATCTACCAAATTTAGCCCCAAAAgcttatttctgcatttctgcgTAGCAATATCCGTATATGGTGAAGATTGCTAATGCCTAACAGCCTTTCTGTGCCAAGACTGGCATTACCAAGGTTCAGGAATCAAATCACTAAAAAAAGTTGCTACAGTTAGTGTTATTACAGATAGTATTATCTTCAAAGTGCTTTATGAAAGCCCTGCCTCTCACTGGCACACCTTGTTCAGCCTGCAGGAAGGCCGTTAGTTCACATCCCTGCTGAGCAGGTCAGGAGGGACTTTTACAGTTCTGTCAATGCAGAGAAAGATTAATGACAACAGAGCAACAATGTTGTTATGATCTCAGGCTTCTTTTGAATATTGAAACTAATGGGTGTGAGTCCTTATTTTGTACCTTTAAAGTCAACACTTTTGCTGGTTAAGACTGAATCAAATAACATAAATCCCAACATAAACTCAGCATGTAAAATGGAGTTGGTCAGCCTACTCACAAAGGTTTGCAGAAGATCTGAACTGTCAATAAGGGACATGAAGGTGTTGGTAGGAGAGTAGTTTTTCTGCAATGTTCAATCAGGATATCTGAGTAATGGTGGCACTGAAGCAAGGATTTCACTTGGTGACAACAGTATTTTATCTCCATTGCACTTTCTGAGAAAGTTCTAGGCAAGCTCATGTACTGAAGGAAGTCAGTGAATGTCTGTGAGGGGCTTAGTtggccagctggggttaaaccacaacaatacccaaataaattttcatgtctttttaGCCTTAACTAGAAGCATCACCTTCTCTCTCTGTGTGCATGATAAGAAATCAAAAATCAATACAGAAAAGTAACCAGGTAAGATGGAAGATGACTTGCAAAACAGAACCTCATCACGTGATGGCTACTGACACTTCCAACTATGCTCACTTAAACAAAAAGTGCTGCCAACACCTATCTCAAACACCCCTCATATTTCTTCTGAAGTATTTACAACATAATACTGGCAACAGAAGTATTTACAAAGActtgtttttctaaatatacATAAGTGCACTGTAACTTTACCAATCAccccaaaggaagaaaacagcatgTGCTACTTGAATGCCCCACTTGTTTTCTGCATGGAAGAGGCAGGCTGCTACTTGGTCTCCTCTATTACAACAATCCAAGCCTTCCAGCTACTATGATGGGAAATGAGGCAAATCTGTACAGTCATCTCTGCACACCCAAAAGCCCCAGAGATGGTTTGATAGGAACAAGTGCCCATTTTTTCAAGGACAGCATCTGAGGAGCTTGTGCTCTCTTACTGTCAGGCTGCTCTTGTAATGAAAccagaaaacccaaaaactttCTAAAACTAAAATACTGCATGAATTTATCAATATAACTTACTGGGGTGAGGGTATGgtaagtaatttatttattttcatcagtTGAGAGGTCTAGATGAAAACCTTTAGAAATTCATTTGAGTAGGTATTGGGGTCCATGCACTATATCTTGCTTAGCAGTTTTGAGAACAGAGCCgaggaagacttttttttcccctcctaaaCTGAAtactttcagaagaaatttcagTGCTTTATATCTTAAATTTCAGGCTGTAACAGCTctctgaggagggacaattgatggacttaTAGTCTGGTCAATGGGGTGGAGAGGTGtcaaccttattctccaatccctggtctTGTCCAGAATCTCTATAAGTGAGCTCAAGTAAATAAacttctcttctttttgctctgaacttGGCTGTGTGAGTATCACTCTTTTTGTGTCCTTTAGAGACATTTGTCCTGAGATAAAAGTCCTAACCAAATAAGGGTGCAGAATATACCGAATAATATGACAGAACTGTGTCAAGGGAGTGGCTGGAGACAGGAGATGGAATAAAGGCACAGATTACTGAATAGCCTGCTAACCTGTGTCCTTAGAGTCTGTCAGCTGGAAGTTTGAGGCATCTGTATGATGGTCTTCTGTAAGACATTAATTTTATGAAAtgaccagcagctgctgtacGTCTTTCCAGTTGAAAAAAGGTTGGAAGGAAACTGAGCGCAGAGCTATTTCTGAATAATCTAGAAAAATAAGGGATGCATCCTGAGATTTACACTGTGTTTGCATTAATATGTGGTGTTCAAAAGCCACATAGGATGTCTCTCAAAATCCTAAAGAAAGTACTTTGATTTCTTAACGTTAAATTAAGGCATGACTGATCCAGAGTCTTCTTTTGTGTTGCCAAAAAGAAATTAGATAAACTCTTAAATTTGCAATCTTCATAGAGTCATTACTTCTGGAGGTGGTATGCTAATATAAGGTTCATTAGTATTTCTAAATGTCATGCCATTCTAAGAAGAATCTGCATTTTGTATATGAAAATTTCTTCTAACCAGGTTGAAGCAGCTGTTTGTGACATAAGGAGAATAACATAGCTGGAGCAAATGGTTTTGTTAAATTTAGAGCTAAATGAAACTAACTTTTGAGCTGTGAGAAGGCAGGAAACATTAAGAACTTTCATGATACAAAGTTAATATAATTCAAGTTATGGTGAACCAATGTAGTTATCCAGGAGCATGTGCTGGCCTGTTTTTGAAAGAGGGAACATGGTGTACAAACTGAAGACTGTAGTAGCAGTCACTATATGAATGTAGAATGATAACATCTGGGATACAGTAAGTAACAAAGACCAGAATGAAGAATGACTGAGGTTATAATTTCTCCTAGCAGTTTATGGTGAGCTGATAAAACACTTTGAAGACTGTCCTGGAACAGGGTTTAAAGCATCTTTGACACAGCTTTTTTAACGAGTGTCCTAGCACTCAGGTTGTGCCTGCAAGTAAAGGCTCTGCGGAGCGGCCCGCTGGTGTGTCTGCAAGTCTCGTGTGCTGTTCAGGGGGTCTAAGCTGTGTGTTCATTCCACTCTCTTCACAGCTCACTGTCCTGGATAGCTCTATTAAAGTGGAACTTGCagctctttttattttgcttcgTTTAAaatttcctcctgctggcaaTGTGGTAAAGGTGGAACAACAGATGCTTCCTCTTTCCCTGTTTACTTAATGTGATCTTTCTCTGGTTTTTCAAAGTCTTAGATATGATGACGTTTATCTGGTTGCTGTAGGCTCctaaatgcaaaatgaaataaGGCAAGGGTTTCAGGCCAGAGACATTTACACTGGGTGCAGTGTTCAATGTGTATGATGGAAACACTTCTTTCTTGTGGTAGCCCTGTCTTCCAGTTTAGGCAAGATGTGATTTAAGAGGCTGTTTTTGACAGTTAATCTGCTAGAGCTCACACTTCCATGACAGGGTGATGAGAGGAGCTGTGTAACCTCATTATGGAGTGTAACCTTGTCATTATGGAGGTAGATCTGTTCCCACTGCATGTAACGTCCCCCAAAGTAGGGAAAAAACAGACACCTAAGCAGGGAAGGTTATCCCCCTTACCACTTAGCATGACTCTAAAGGATTTGTCCTTGTTTCACTCAGCGcttcctttgctttgtttttcagaaagatgATAGAAGAATATTAAGTCTACCTGTCCTTCTGTCCAAAGTAACAAGCCTGGCTGCCCAATGCTTAGTTCCAGAAAACTTGGtaagaggaagagaagtggtACAATGATAGAACGTCTTGGTCGGCATCTCACTCTCTTTACTGAATAGATAAGGTGTTTACTTCAGCTGGCAAGCCCCCAAACCAGAAAATACTGTGCAGATGTCAGCCCCCAGGCTTTTGGAAAGATTTTGAGATTGTTCTGCATATTCAtctctttcttaaaaaacatgAATAAGCCCTGTCTCTGCAAATTGACAGGCGGTGGTCGGAGAGATAGCAGAGTGTTTTGTCCTGATGCTGTTACTTGACCACGGTCACCTCTTCTTGGTTGTTATGTACATTGTAGGTATGCAGAtcatttcacagaagaaaaattagtaAAAATGTCCAGAATTTGAACTAAGGAATTTAGAGGCTAAAGATCTTTGCATTTCTGTAATAGTATGAATTTCAACTTTTCTTCCTGCCACCTCCAACAGAGAGACACTTGAGGAGAATGTTCCATTGTTCCTTTACTGTCAGCTTGCTAAAATCCCATAATCCAACGCATTTAATACAGTCTGTCCACCAAAGCACTTACGGTCACCTCAGTTGTACTTAATGTGACtaggaaggaataaaagaaaatacttcagcAGCAGTGGCTTTTCTTTTACATTGAAGTTTGACGGGACAGGAGAACTCTGCTGAAGCTTTTAAGAGCCCAAGTTTTATACTAATCCATCTGTGTATGAGATATAAATGACAGAAGAGTGAGATTTTTGCACTTCAGCTCAGCTGGTAGATCTTCTCATCCCCTTCGGACTCAAATATAATTTGTAAGCACATgtggaattttgttttcttatacTGTCTTGGTTGGGAGGAGGAATCTGATCAGTGGCTCTTGCTCCTACAAGTTCTTCAGAAGTCCTGAAAGAATGTAGCACTGCAAGACACgtaatttgttgggtttttttaacttgtggCAtcatttttctcagaaaagaTGATGGATGAGGACATATTGCAcagcttcagaagaaaaaagtgttcTTCGTCTCTGAATGGAGCATCGCTACAGTCAGGAACAGTAGGGGCAGAAGATGTGCAACACCTTGCGTCCAGTCTAGGTAGGATGACGCAGTGATTTTAGACTTGCATGCAGTAAAGGAAGACGTGTAACTCCAAGGCCATTACCTTGATACAAGTATCTACTGACCCTATTATTACCATGCCTCTGCTCTCTCACCATTGCAGGGGTGCTGGGTTGAGGGGCTAGGAACTCCCATAGAGACACAAACCACCATGCAATTTGTAAAAATTTAAAGTTAGTATTTTTCATGGGAGTTACATTTAATCCTGGATTTTCcagttaaaatattaattattttctgtgatagTGGTTagaagctttttgttttcttccctatcccactttaattttttgttgaCCAACATTACAAGAACGTGATgtcatgctttttctttaaaggaaactgtgataattaaaaaaaacagtttcAGAAGACCTTTTGGTGTTCTTCACCAGCAAGAATACAAAATGTAATTATGTAATACATAACGTATTACAAGGCTGCTCATTCatacaaggaaaaacaaacaccatTATATTGCAGTAGAGGTTTAGCACCCTTGCACAAGCTCATAAAAAAAATGCCTTACAGCAGCACTAAAGATTTGTTCAAAAGCTTAATGATGTCTGCAGGAACACACCAAGCGGTGTCAAAACCAAGTGAAGGAATTAGCAAAGATGGCATTTTCTGGACCTATTCCTATTTATCACCAGCAAAGGAGAGGTGGTTAGATCTAAAAGCCATCACTCTCAGACACGTTGGGTTTGTGTTTCAGTGGTGTCAGTTTTGTGTGGTATTTGGTAAAACAGCGTGGGTGAACCCTGGGCTAGTGCTCGATGTCACACCTTGTGCCACAAGGTGACACACCTTTGCAGCAGCTGTCCCTCCAGTGCCAGGGGACAGGTCTGAACAGCCACCCCCACCCTGCCACAGACTGATGGATTGTTTCCTGTGTCGCAAGAGCCATCCTTGCTTTCCCCATCTCGCCTTCTTGCCATGACTAAAGGTCACTGAGATGGTTGCGTACTGAACTAAAATTCCAGTTCTTAAATACTACGTTGAGGGGTTATTTAAATGCatcccccttttttttatttccagatgGTCTATTTCAAAAATTTAAGTGATCTTATGGCAACCACTTCTAAATTCCAAGTTTGCTATAAACTGAAGTTCAAGGAAAATCACACTGTATTCTTGCATTATTTCCAAATATTGAAAAGTTAAGAATAAAGGTTCTGCTCTTTAATGACAGCAGGAATAGAAAGGAATAATCTGTTTTAGGACCAATTCAAGTTACTTAAAGACACCAAGCATGCCTTGTTACTGTGTTATAGGTGAACTATTATAAAGGTTTTATGAAGGTAAGTGCTTATTACCTaacagctttcagcagcacTAGAGGTAGAGCAAGCGAGATGAAAATTGCAAAGCTAATTACATTCAATAATTTCATTAGGTGAGATCTACATTTCATGTTGCATTCTGCTATGCACACTTAAAATACATGTGTCAGTTGGATCTGGCCTTCTTAATTATACTAGCTGATGATAAGGAAGACTTTCTTAGGAAAACAATTGCTTTATATTCTTGATAAAATTGAAGTAAATCATTAAATATTACGTAGCTGCTTATTCAGATCATGATTAAAAAGGAGAATTACTGGAAACATCATGAAAATCTATAGAAACCAGCAATAATCAGTAGCAAAGATCagaatttaattaaattgtGGACTAAACACAATGTTTACGTGTTTAATGTCCTTTGGCACACATACTCAGGAATTACCATAGAAGGTGGAGAACTTTTAGCTCAACTTAAATTTACATATTGATGAGTCATGCCTGGACCTGCAAAAAATCCCAGAGTCTTATCGTAAGTAGGTCTGCCAGGTGTCACTGTCAGTAGTGCTGGCTTTAGATTTCCCCCTCCCATCAAATCAGAGCTGTCTTAATTAAGATAGATCTTAAGTCTTGACTTAAGACTTCAAATGTAAAGGAAcaactcatttttttttcctttttttttggagaCCAGCACTAGGAAAATACTGCTAGTGCTGTAACCTCATCCACAGAAGCCAAGTCACACCTTTCCACAAGACTGAGCAAAAGTGATGCTCATGTTTCTTCGGGCACTATTTCTTAAAAGGTTGTCAGATTTACTGCTGGTCCCACTTTCCATGCAAACACCTCCTGTAGGCAGTGTCCTGGTTTCTACATCTCACTATTCCAAATAAGTCTGAAATACCTCCCTTGGTCCACAGACAACCTCGAAAACCTCAGCCTCAGAGTCTAGACAAAAGGACTTCCGTAACAAGCACAAACATCAATTTTAAGACAGCTCCCTGTACATTTCAGATTTTGAGGACAAGCACACTTCTGTGAGCCACAGTAAAAGTATGAAGAAATTAAGGGTATCAAATAgcttaaaaagagaaaactctCCAAACAGGCTACTTACTGATCCAAAGATTTCTTCCTTCTAAGAACTACAGATATCACTCCAACTGTAATAGTGCCAGGAACTAGACTATGCCTTGTAATCATCTTTGAGCACAAAGGAGCTGCAACAGGGTTCTTCACAAACCgatctttcttctctctgtttgAAGAGTCAAAAAATACTACAGTGTGTGACAGACATAAAGGCAGCACTGGCTGCAAGAAGTGGCCAACAGGTTACACCAACAGAATCACTTCAAGTGTAGTCAGTACCTTCCAACTGGGAAACACCTCCGAAAAAGCGCTAGCCAGTGAAACTGAGAACCatctttgcagattttttttacagaGGAATGTGTACTCTCTTACAAAGGAAATTGCAAccataacaacaacaacaaattataGTACTCTTCACCAAGCTGTTAGTGCAGtggtattaaaatatttctgttgacATGAGGAAAAGTGAGAGTAGTCAACTTGTGAGGCTAGAATTTTATTGTTCATAGGTCAATACATAAACATAATATAtttaacagaaactgaaaatatgaGCTGCTGACATTAGGTCAAAATTTTCATGGCCCAAGAACTCCCCTTTTATTCCAACATATATcaacagaatctggaaaatataaatttcttaCTGTTAAATCAATTTCACTGTTAGGGAACATTTCTTTTAGACTAAGTTTAACATATCAATTTGGAGAAGAGTTAAACAGACTAAAGCACGTGACAGTATGACAAATTTATGATCCTGGGTTTTACAGCATGCCATCCTCAATTCCCAGTTTCTGTGCCAATTGTACAAGCTTCCAAGAGATGACCACTAGGAACTCTTCTGGACAGACCTTCATCCGCTGTACAGGAATTTCACCAACAGAAGAAAGACACAGCTATACTGCCATTCGACAGTTTTATAAATCTAGTATCAAAATAAGCCAGCTATTATAGCCAGTCGACATTAAAGCATGGAATTCTCACGTGTATTTCCAGAAGGAGACTGAAGATCATATGGGACAAATGCTGCACAGCTCCCACATCTCGTCTCCTTTACACTTTTTGGTCAGCTAACCTGTCAAATCCTCCTTAaacttttctgaaatttctgccCAAGTCAAAGTCATGATTGCATTTAGGGCCATATGCAATTTATTCAGTTCTTCTGAAGATGTCACTAGAACAAAATTTATGAAACTTAACTGAAGATTGATGCATCTAAACAGCATTTAATGACGCAGCTTGTACCCCTATCTGCCTATGGGATATCAGTTCAAAAATTACTTCCTTTATATGCaacaacagtaaaaataaaaaagaaagtaagagATGAACTGCCATCTAACCCCTTAAAAAGCAGGTAGGGCTATTTTAttgatatattaaaaataatttactttccCAAAATAATGAACAATTAGAAGCAGTTCAGGCTATTTTAAACACAGAGCTGGAAAGTGTTTGAAGAAAAACTAAGACTGAATCACATTGCACTTAACCAATATgctgaaatgctttaaaattctcACTTGGGACATTACTGCTTTAACCATGGATGTTTATTTAATATGTGCACTAGGTAGGCTGTCAGACAGTTGCAAAGGTGAGTCTCcgtttattttttcctgccacTTCCACCACCTGCAAGCATGGTGGCCACCCGAATGAAGATGTTCAGTGTATCGGTGTAGATACCCAGGCATCTAGGACACAAGAAATCACAGTTACTACTGCTGAACAGACACAGAATTATTTGGTGTTTCACAccaatatatttcattttaagagCCTGCATGAACTATCTTTACAAAACCCAGCTATGACTGTCCTCAATGCTTTGTATGTCAAAGAACGCCTGTATTTTGTTCTACCACCTCTGCCAGCAAGAGTTATTTACCGTCAGAAATCCTGACAGACAGTATACTGCTCTCAAGCAGGAGCCTCTGTTTTTATACTGAACTTCAATCTGTTTATCTCCAAGAATTTTCAAGATGATCAGTATTACTACACTTTAAATagaataaaacagaacaaagtgGGTAAGAATTCACCTAGGATTAGACAGATATTTACAAAAACATTACTTGTTAGTCAGACTTGGTTTTTACTGGAGTCAATCCTTCCTTCCCTATCGCACCATTGCAGCTTTATTATTTAGTGACAAAGactaataaatattaaattactaCAGGAAGATTAACTTTTGTTTGGTCTCAACTGATACTGACAGTTATTTTGAGAAAGCAGCTATAAATTCTGCCAGAATTTagatgatttaaaaaacaaaaatacattttagaatATATTGCTGAAGGCATGTGACACCACACGCTCAATTCCACTTCTCACAATGATTTCAGTTTTAACTTCAGTAGCTATTTTCTCACAGTTGTTTTCAAACCCTGTGATTCTTCACATTTAACAGCAATACACTTTTGAACAATAAacaaaaagctatttttaaagcatactTCAATCTAACTTGAGGCAAATTGTTACCCAGACACTGCGATCAGCTGTGGTAACAGAACACTTACGCGTTGATGGGGTCATATTTAGCCACTCCGTAGACAGGCAGAGTTTCAGCCCGTTTGACCACCAGCTGTGTATCATAGAGCAGGAACATGCCAAAGAGCACCAGGCCACCATACACCGCCACTGAATACAAGCCGGCACCAAAAGCAGAGGTGGGAGGCAGGAACATGGATCCTGGAGAGGAATGTTCAACAGTGTTAAAGGCAACTGTGTGCATCTGCTGCTCTGACTCAGGTCAAACTCCAGTCACTGGAGCACTCATTTTTCACTAAGCTTCAGTTCTCAGTTTGTGTTGTGTGTTTGATACCAAGACCTTCAGCTTTTGCACAACCTGATCCATTAATTTTAAACACCGCAGGGAACTGCGCATTTTTTCTATGACTACAATGACTAAAACGCATGAAGAAACACAAGTGGATCAAGAACTAGGATCACATTTACTGCTCTCCCTACTCACTGGCAATATCTAAAACATAAGGCACCCCTCTCGGCTGTCAGACTAACATCTGCCAGAACCTTAACttaacatttgttttcaggaaCAAATATGAACAGAGTATCAAGGGTTGCAAGGGCTATATTTAAGGCAAATCTTCACTGGGCAGACCAGCCTGCAACTAACTGAGAGCAGCATCTTCCTAGCTTAACTTTACAGCCTACTTTGCCTGACAGAATTGTAACAGTATCTTACCGATTGAAGAAGCAATAACAAAGCCCAAGCCGATGCCAAGCGGTCCTCCCATGTTCAGGAATTTTTCACTCGGAGCACACATGGCCACAGTTGAGAGCCCTCCGACGATCCCAGCAGTGTACCAGGCAGCTCTGATCAGCAGAGGACCACCAAGAAAGGCCAGAGGAGCCACCACTGCACCCATGACACCTAGGCAAGCAAAACAGAACACATATAAGACTTGGAACATCACACGCCAAACCCACTTGATTTTTTCATCTCCGGTCAGATGGCGTGGCTCAAAGTAATCCATGCATGACAAAACACCAATGCACTTGTGACTGTGCTCTTATCTAGAAGGGAGCACAATAAATTAGCAGCCTTAAATTCCGTGATGTACTTTTATTTATCACTAGAATACTTCAGGGACCtcatcttgggaaaaaaaagacaataaaagtCAACACACTGATTGGTTCATAACAGAGCTGGTAAGAAGAGATATTTAGCATGGACTAATCAACTACATAATAGCATCAGGAGCATTCAACACTGAAGAGCAGGACAGATTTCTGAAACAACAATTAGTTAGGCAAGTAAGTCATATTTTTGCTCGAGACTTGTAGGAAACGTGTATCCAGCCCATTAACATCTCATTAGGCTGTTTCACTTGATAACAATCActacaataaacataatttctTCTTGGCAGATGTGTTAGCTCTAGAGAGGCAAATACGATTCCAGTGCCCAACATCCACGTCTTTTCTGAACAACAAACTATTCCTGGCAAAACAGATTTGAAAAATGAGAGCCATTGTTATTTGAAGTAGGCATCATTAGTGAGAAACTGGTCTGTACTCACAGCTTAAATACCTGATGAACACACATCTCAAAAGTAAACTAATactaaaatctctttttttctagtCAGGTTTTCAAATACCTCCTAGCCTGCACAGCTGAAGAATGGTTAACGTAGGCAAGAGCACTTACAGAAGTGGCAGTGTTAAAAAGCAGTCACAAAACCAAAGCAGTCACAAAACCATCTAGTAGTTCTACTCAACGTGGAGTATGCATATCTCAAGTTTAACTTGGGCATGACTTTTAGAAGGTTATGAAAAACACTAGAGTTTTTCATAAGTAAAGACACTTAAGACATCTTCCCCTTACATTCAGGAGTTCTCACTGATCTCTGAAAAATCTCAACTTCTCTATAGCAGTATataaaaatttactttaaagCCAGAGCTTTGTTAAAGTTAAGCATCTGGTCACACCGAAGCACAGACATCTCTCCAACAAACACTAAAACCACATACCTGAATGCAGCATCCACGCTGCATGCTTAGCCACTGGATTATTTTCATAGGGTATGCTCCTGACCAACATTCCAGCACCAATCATGGCTGCAAAAGTTGCACCAATTGCCTGAAGAAACAGCATTACAGAGCTCAAGTTAGCATGGACACATGGTCTCTGTTCTAATCTCCTAGTCTAAAAGTCAACACTGACTCTGAAAACAGCAACCTACACAACTCACAACTGGAGTATTCATTGATTTCACTCCTGTAAGGTTACAGTCAAATCTTAGCAGGTCTTAGCATgcagtaattttcatttattttcactcAACTTTCTAGAAATCCAAATTTAATGGTCGAGTTGGAAACTCTCTTGGACTGTgtaaagcaggaaaacaaaaacccatgGTTCTGCCCCTCACTTTCATGAAGGTACCTGAAATGTGTTagccttccttcttttcttgcaCATTTCTCCACCCAAAACCAACACCTAATTTACAGGCTTTTGCTAACAATGATTTTTTAACCTCAGTGCCTCTTCTTATTCATGGTTCCAAGCAGAATCATTCAACATCTACCAAAGTGGTCAGAAGTGTACAACTTTCATCACCAATGATGCTTTATCAAATTGATCTCCCCAAGTTATGCAGGTGTTGGTATTTAACTATTACTGTTTCGCTCCACTCAACACACTGAATACGTACTGTTATATCAAACAATACTGGTATACAACAATACCAGTGTTGTTTCACCCTTGGCAAACAGGAGACATCTTTCAAAGTGCTACACAAGAGAGCATAGGGAGGAGTAAGAATGCACAGGAACCTCAGTTTCTGCTTACAGACAGCAATAGAAACTGTGCCACTAGCTTCAGGTAGCTATTTCTAAGGGGTTCTTACTGGCATATATACAGCTGGTGAGGACAACATAGCCTTTTTTTGCTCATGTAGTTTGTCTTTGACAAACCATCAAAGTAGCATAGAAAAAACGTGTTAGAATGTGACTAGAATCACCCAATCTTACATCACACAATATCATCAGGATATCTGAATGGTCTTTATGGATAAGGACACTAATGTAGATTAAGTTTTGCCTTACTTTCCACCAAGTACTTTACATTTCTCGTTTTCTTTTAGTGTCAACCGTCATCTGGGGCCATTTCTCagcaaatacttttatttttaaagcaaagcttACCAGCCAGGAGCCCTTTGTCATGAGGTTCATGAGGGCAGGAGATCTGCTCACTGCTACAGCAGACAGAGCTGTCATGCCAATGCTGCCCGCAAAGTACATGTACGTAGACTGAATTCTGTCCTTCACA
This portion of the Hirundo rustica isolate bHirRus1 chromosome 8, bHirRus1.pri.v3, whole genome shotgun sequence genome encodes:
- the GHITM gene encoding growth hormone-inducible transmembrane protein, with protein sequence MLAARLVCLRALPCQTIRPTITQASPALRSSSIKAYRLWQPSQGYASRVRTGTRRGKLGQEVKEAAFEPSAEAALKADRLGKFIVAGGAAVGLGALCYYGMGMSSEIGAIERAAIWPQYVKDRIQSTYMYFAGSIGMTALSAVAVSRSPALMNLMTKGSWLAIGATFAAMIGAGMLVRSIPYENNPVAKHAAWMLHSGVMGAVVAPLAFLGGPLLIRAAWYTAGIVGGLSTVAMCAPSEKFLNMGGPLGIGLGFVIASSIGSMFLPPTSAFGAGLYSVAVYGGLVLFGMFLLYDTQLVVKRAETLPVYGVAKYDPINACLGIYTDTLNIFIRVATMLAGGGSGRKK